DNA sequence from the Neospora caninum Liverpool complete genome, chromosome VIIa genome:
CACGTTGCACGTGGCCGATATCCTGTCCACGGGTTTGGACCTCCCGTCgcgctcgtccttcttcagGGGTTCCGGCTCCGCACCGCAAACTGACGCGCACGAGGCGCGCTACTCATCCTTCGCAGCGGCAGGCAACCCGGCGCAGTACAGCCCTGGCGAAGGCCCGCATGAAGGCGCCTACCAGAGGCACACAACAGGtgaggagacggaggggaaAGTCGAGAACGCGGGGGAAGAGCCCGCGGACTTGCACGGTGGCGCGCAGCTGCCGGGCGAAAGACAGCTCGGTGAAGCAAACCCGCAGTTGGGCGGGgccgcgacggagagactgGACGAGTTGAAGGACATGGAGGCGGCTGCAGGCGCGATGCGGCCGTTCGAGGGCGAGTGGCGTTCGACGACCGACGCAGGCGAACTCGACAATGAGGGCGGCGGGCTAAGACgccgcgacgcagagacgcagtgGGACGAGTCGACGCGCATGTCGGAGAACTCCATGTACAGGAAGAGTCTGTCGCAGGgttccgtctctgcgttcgcccccctctcgtcttcgcagCGCCCGAGGCACCGCCTCAGCAGACGCGGGGCAtccggcgaagaagacgtcGTGATTCTCCAGAACGACCGCAGCCAGtggggcgacggcgaggcggggaTGTCCAGCGACGGGTCGACGGTCTACGATCCCGAGGGCCGCTACCGCGGGTTCGCGAGGCGCCAGGCAGGCAGCGTGACGGCAGAGACTGAGAGTTTTTCTGCGCCACGAcggcgcggcttcttcgACCGGCCTGTGCGCGGCCCCTTCGGGCCCGCGTTCAGCGAGTTCGACGCCGAGAACAACGTGGATGTCGCCGAGttcggcgacgcagctggcGACGTGGACGAGAGCCTCCGGCTGTCCATCTCGGCGACCGCACGCCCAGACGCGGGCGACAGAGACCCAGCACGcaggcgaggccgcagcgagtggagcggcgaggagcggcCGCGTCGTAGACGCAAGAGCGGCAAGGGCATGTGGGACGCGGGCTCGGAAGCCAGCGGGGGTTCGaacgcggaggcggaagacatGCTTCGGCTGGACCGCCgagcggcctcgccgcgggGCCAGGACGCGGTCGTTTCTGAGCAGctggcggaggcggcgcgtggAGCAGGCAAACCGGGCGAGAACCCTTCGGCGCGCGACCGGGATGCTGCGCCGGGGCTCACGCGTCGGTTCGACCGCGTGGCGCAAGAAGTTGAGAAGCGCAGGGCGTTGGAGGCGATGAGTGCCAGGTTGACCTTCGAGGACCGAGGCGGCTACCGCAGCGGCGGCCACGCCTGGCTCGTCCCGGGGCCGCCGGTGGTTGTCCCTGCGGGGCCCTGGCCGCGTCGCGGGCTGCTGTTCCCGGAGCCCGCGGCGCTGCTGGAGAACGCGCGAGCCGTGCAGCTGTTGGGGggcgcggcgcgagaagTCGCGTTCGCCAGGGAGGCGCCGACGATCGACGTTGACAACCGCGTCCACAAGACCGGCCAGGTCGTCTCCTCGTTTGAGCGACTCTTCCCGCACGGCTCCATGTTCACGCTCCAGCCCACGCGCGGCCAGCCGTTCGAGCCAAAGACTCTGAAGCGGGGCAGATTCCTCAAGTACGGCGGCGGGACGCTGCTCTTTGAAGTTTGGGAGGGCCGCAAACGCTGGGGCCTCCGGCTGCATCTGACGCAGCTGAGTGAGCGGGAGCGGGCCGGCCTCGTCTCGCGGTTCCCCGCAGAGCGCTTGGCGGGCGACGGAGTCGGCGCGTGGCAGCGAACGGTGCACGGCGTCTGCGCAGAGGCCCAGGAGCTGGAGCTGCACGCGGGGAGGATTCTTCTGGCCGAGAACGAGCGCGTGCCGGACCTCTTCTTCACGGAGCGCATCGCGCTGCCGATCGCGGTCGGCGAAGTCTCGTCGCTGCCCAAGGTGACGCTGATCCGCGGCGACGAGCACGCGACCAACATTGCGGCGCTCTACCCTCTGGCGGCGTGCGACCTGCGGGAAGTCGTCGAGCAGTACCACCTGCCTGAAGAAGTCAAGGTCGAGGCGGTTCGGCAGATGCTCGGGGCAGTCGCGCGGCTTCACGCCCGCGGAGTCGTCCACCTGGACCTGAAGCTCGAGCACTTCCTCCTCGACAACCACGGCCACGTGTACCTCGGCGACCTGACCACCAGCGAAAAGATCATCGGAGCCGACGTGGAGCCGAGCAGCTGCGAATTCGGCGCGCTGCCGTTCCTGAGCCCCGAACACCTCGCCTGCTGGGCCACCCAAGAGAAGAAGTTCTCGCCCACGATGGCGACAGATGCGTGGTCTCTCGGCGTCGCCATCATCGAGCTGTGGTGCGGCGAGACGCCCTTCCGCGTCCCCAACGCGCTGTGGAACAACGGACCGGTTGCCGTCGCCCAGTACCTGGAAGAACTCCTCAGACGAACCCAGGCGAAGATCGACCTCTCCAGCTGCCCCGGAGGCGACATCACGAACCCCGAGGTCAAACGCATTGTGGCGGGCCTCCTGACGCACGATCACCTGAAACGGTGGCTGCCTCTGGATATCCTCTTCACGTCCCCCTTGGTTGCCAACCGCGCCGTGGTGGGCAACGGCCCGTTCGGCAGAAACACGCAGGAGAACGAGCAGGCTCCTCCCGCGCCGCAGAGACACTGAGAATCCGGCATGAACGAGGAACGTAGAAAAAAGCGCAGAGCAAAGCGACAGGGGCCTGTACACGCGAAAATCAACAAAAACGTTCCAGGTTTCCGAACAGCGGGAAGGGCGGCGTTCAACGGGGAGCCACCAGCGCGCGGGAGGCACACCCGGCCTCTGGACGCCCGCGGCGCTTCCCTGCAGACTGAGAAGTACACGGTTGTGGGGGAAAAATAACGTTGGTGTGAGGGGCTGGAGGCGGAGTCTCTTTGTGAAGCAAGGAAGGAATGTGGCTTCTCTCCTTggtctccgtttcgtgtgAGAATCCTCGGTTTTGTTCGTGTGTCAGGGAAAGGGTTGTCGCCCCTGCGCGGAGCGtcgagtgtacatacagcgcGTTGGCGTGGAGTTTTGCGTCTTGTTAGCTTCGCACTTTCGTGTGACGCGCGGTTATCCGCAGCAAAGTTTGCTGCGCTTGTTTTGCGAGCAGTTTCCGTGGTTGGTTTATGTGAAGAGACAGGATCCCTGTTGTGTCATCCCGTCGCGACTCATCGCAAGTCCCGCAGACTGAAAAACAGAATTTGTGGCATAGGCAGGGGCGCAGCAAGTCGAGTTTTGTGTGCTGGGGCGTAGTCCGGGAAGTCTGCCAGATAGCCCAAGTTCGCTCTCGTGGCCCGGAAactgtctttttcctgcaTTTTTTTCATTCGCTTGTTCCCCCTCTCCCCGTTGGGTTTTTCCCCTGTTCTTCCTTGCTtgtccgcctcctcgcgatGGCGCTGCTTTTGTCCTTTTCCGGTTTCACCGCTGTAGGTGTAAAGCGAACACTTGTCGCCTTTGGTAAGTGTTAACTATGTGATTGCGTCGCTCGTCCTTTCTGGTCTTTTTTGAAGTTCCAGGTGGGCTTCGCGAAGCGTTCAAATTGTTCAATTTATGCATTTCCAGAAAAATTGTTCAGCACACTATTTAACTTTGTTTCGTCTGTAAGCGGACGCGTAATACTCCTGTACGCTTCCAGGGCGAGCCTCGTCAACTGGTTCCACCGCAGCGGCAGTTTTTTTTCCCCAGTTTCCCATCTGGCGTGGACGTGTGCCCTCAGGAGGTTCCACAGCCGACGGGTAAACGCGATCAAAAGTCTAAAGACAAGCAACACGCAGCCCGACGAACCCCCATTCGGATGTCACACTAGATCGGCACACATTTTTGATCTGCTCGTGAACAAGATCACCGGTCGtaaaaaaaaacacgagtCCTCCCGGCTGTAAGGGGTGGCATTCTGTGAGCGGCAGTCCCGTGTCTGCTTTGCGTTCTGGCTGATTTTCGGAATGAGACACGTAGAATAGCGCAGCATGGCGATTTTTGAGAAACCGTGGCTCGTCAATTTAGGCCTctggaggcaggagacatCCCGGCACGCCATTTGCACGAAGCCGAAGGAGGCCGCGGTATCCTACGTGGTTAAACTGCACTGTGGAAAAGTAGAGGACTGTCCTTGTCGCTTAGAAAGACGTATGGGCGTATCACCATCAACTTTGAGCAATGCCCTGTCCTGGTAGCAATTGCGGTTTCTGCTATTTCTGCACGAATCCCTCGGAGTGTGTGCTGTGCGAAATAACACCTGGGGTCACGGCCCTGAAGGGAGAGTTCCCATTGTCGAGGTTCGTTTGCGGTGGTTCTCGTAATCTGGCGGGAAAACCCTTCTGTTCAGTAACACTtgacaggaaaaaaggacAGGCATACCCTTATGAATATGTTTTTACATCAATTTGCGGTGGAGGTTCTTGGTGCAAACCGTGAAGCGTGGGAGTAAGATCTGTTTTGTCGCGCTGAACAAGGCGTGTGGATGCCACGCGCGAAGAGTAGTCACCGGAAGTGGCCTTAACAGTCGAAATTTACGGGGGTATCTTCGCCTGACGGCCGGGAAGCTCATCAGAGTGAGGAAATAAAAGTTCTTCACTCGTGAGGACAAGAATAGATTGTCACGTGGTTGCCTGGGGAAGGTGGATGAAACAGAGCGATTTCTGGCCACACGGAATGGGGACAAGTCGCGAGTGTACCACCGACCGGTGGATCTCCACGTCACAAATTACATTCTGCAGAAAAACGCTAAACCCGAGACTCTCGATAGAAAGAATACCCCCTTTCTCTACGAAAAGGAACGAAAAAACGCTGTAAGGACAATTTTCTCTTTGAAATCCCACATGTTGCTTTGACGGTAAGAGGCGTCAAGAAAATTGGCAGCATATCCATTCAAGAGAAAATCGATTTTCTTCCCACGCCCAATCCCTGATTATCGAAACGCTGAATCTACGCAGTGAAAATGCAAAGAAAGTGATTGCCACGACAGGGGAAAAATGAACCTTCAGGAAGCGCagttctgtttcctttcgttccgttcctctgtctcgcgcgagaggagcgacgaaggaagaaagtcCAAGACACCCACAGTCGTGCCCGCTATCgaactctctctttcgcaaAAACCCCTCAACGGCGCaccttctgtctcccgagCGCGTTAGAGCGACTTGAGGAATCGACAATCGAGGGAAAATGCAAAGCTGAGAGTGCACTTTTCCGTGCTTCCTCTCAACTGCACTCAAGACTGGGATAGAACAAGAACGCGCTACAGGCAAGTCATCCTTAGAGAACAAGGAAGTGAAACGTTTTGTCCATCAGGCAGCCAATGCATTGCAGTTTTTGCACCCGAAACACAAATGCGAAGCTCCGCGGTTCTCAGACTCTCGATCATTCTTTAGCGTTCCGTCCGCGAAGCGTCATCGCGCTTCCTTACAGCAGAGATACCCAACTTCGCTGTGAAGAGCCCAAGGCCTGTCGTGGCGAGAGTGACAGGGAAACGGTCCTCTGTGTTCGCTCCTTGGTTTTCCGCCTCCCGGgtttccagagagacgcctctcGCATTCAAGAGCTTCATCTCGCTCCTCAGACAGCAAGGCGGGTCTTGTCGGTCTCCATATCCCATTCTGGACCGCCATGGGACGCCCCTTTCACCAAACCAGGAGCTCGTAGGAATCCGACGCGAGCACAGATTCGGAGACTGAGCAACGCTAGACGCATCCTTCGCTACTCGCAAAACCGCACGACCCCTCACTTTCTCAACAAGACCAATGTGTTTCAAAATGCGTTCAAGTGTACATTTGGACATCTACACGAATACGCAGAGGTGTTCCTCCGCATCAGGCGAATCCTTTGTGGCGGAGAGGGGACCCGCTTTAAGAAGAGGCACGCCCACGCCACGCCGTCCGCGCGAAGACCGGAAAGCCAGCGAACTCGACTGTAACTGGGTTTCAGGTGTAGCTCCAccgtggagagagcgaacgcgCAGAGAATCCGACGAAAATGCTGCGTTACACACGAGAGACTCGCACGTTGGCAGTGTGTGCGATGACTTCGAGCAACAGGGAGAACGCAAAAACACactttccacttttctccAGTGCAGCTAGGAGTTCACGCCgagtctccgtttcgtgATTTCTCCGTATatgctctcttcttcataGCCcgctcttttttgtctctgctgcgcttcTTGCCGCCAGCCGCTCAGCTGTCGTGCGTGCGCTCTTCATCGCTCCTTTGCCGTCTCGcatctgcctgtctcctcgccctgtgTCCATCCGTTGTCATCccgcttccctttctccggCGACTCCTCGGCGGGGCGGGTTGTCTCTTGTTCGGCCTTGGTCTTGTCGCCTGATTTCGCTCCCTCTTCGGAGCTCCGCTCCTTTCTCGGGCCCGCGGAGGctgtctttcgttttcgccccttcttctcgagctTCCCGCCCTTCTTCAACTTCTCCTTCCACGCCTGGACTGCCTTGACGTagcgcgccttctccttctccgcgACCTGTTCCCAGggcttcttctgctcggGACTCAAGGCCCCCCACTCTCGGGCAATCTCCCGCGTCAGCTCTGCACACACGCCCCGCAAGTTCGGCGAGTCCTTGGCTAGCCAGCTGGCCAGCCTGCGAGCCGTCTCGTCGCCAGGACTGGCGGACGGGCGCGCAGCGGCACGCCTGGAACCCGGGGCCGACCCCGCGTCCTTTGCTCCTTCGTCTTGGGAacgcgcctcctctttcgcGGATCTTCTCCGTTTATTAGCCGATCCCGAGCACCCATTGGCGGCTGACGCTTCGGCGGACGGGGCCGCACCCGACGTCGACGGACGTGGGAGCGTGGAGCcgcgccgtttccttccgccAGAGTcccccgcttcctcgcctcgcccagAGTCTCCATTTTCGCCCGCCGGCTTTGCATCTTCCGAcggctcttcgccttttgcAGAGATGCCGCACGTCTTCATGAGCTCCTTCCGCCGCGCGACGGAATAGAGGAGGTACGCGGAGCACGGTCGCTTGACGGGACACCTCGGCTGcttcgcggcttctctcttcttcttctcgctttcttccttctctcgcttcttcctctctgccgcttccttctcgcgcagcGCTACCTCTTCTCGATGAGGAATGTGCACAAATTCCGGATTTTTGTAGCGGCGCCGGAGCTGCTCCAGCTTCCGCTGCTTGAAGGCGTCCGGGCAATTCTCGGCCTGAAAAACAGACATTCaaagaacagaggaagacatgCGTCGACGCATATGCGAAGGTGCTTTTAGGCGGGCGCTGCAAAAGCCCGCGCTCTTTCTCATTCTTGGCTCTTCAGGGGAGGAAATTCCTCCCCTGAAAGGGCTCTGCGCATCCCTGGCAAGGAGCAGCCAAACGCGCACCAACGCCGCTCTTTCGAAGTTCCTTCGCTCCTGACTCTGGTCCGAAGATTTTCTAAGGACTCTTGGGTCGCAAATGACAGGGAGGAGGGGCGAATGCCAGTATGCGGGAACGAAACTGACAGGCCACAGTTAAAACAAGTCCAAACTGTGAAGCAAAGCCGTTTCTATCCCTCGCACAGACACCACCACACGCGAATCTGCCACCCGCGGTTTCACGCGGTGTCCTCACGACCCTTCCGTAACACCAGAATACTTTcacgcacgcatgcatgcaaaaaagtGCTGGTGTGTATATACTAGCCCTAACATTCGCTGACAGCTGTTCACGTGCGGCACTCGGCCtgaatgcatgcaaagaaaTGTGCAGCGAGCTTGTACCGGTGAGTGGTGGCGGGCATTCGGAGAAGTTCGTCTCTCACCTGCTCTTCAAAGTTGTCAACCCAGTAGGTTTTGTGGTAGGGGACAAAAATCTCTTCTCCATTCTTGATGTCAGCAGTCGCTCGCAGAAAAACCCTCGTTCTCCCCAACTCGTCGTCGAACCTAACACAAAAAagatatgcatgcgcacgtgGAGACACGCAAAGCTAGAGGGGCGGCAAtcgcgacgcggaagaagggatCTGGGGTCCtggacgcaggcgcgcgaTTCCACATCCATCCGGGGCGCGtcaaaaagggaagaaagttCTTCTCGACAGCGCAGCAGCTTTGTTGGTAgcccctttctcgctccaCGCATGTGCTTGTCAGTTGATATTGACGCATATCcacgtacatatataaacataCAGATGTATGTGAAATAGGCCTGCCAGTCTCGAATGCCACAGATACCAGCGCAAAGATGCATGGAAGCATCGTGGGGACCCGCGGACCTCACCAGTGGTAGAACTGCGCATTGTTTCCCGGCCCTCCAAGGAACTCGCTGCCGTCATTCGCGAAGCTTCCGCCGCCCATGCCGTACGCGGGCTCCTTGGCTCCATCGATGTACAAAAAGCCTTTCTGAAGAAagtggaaaggagacgcacggCACTCGGCCGCGCAGGCAAACCCCGATTCatgaaacgcgagagaaaggccacGCCATGTCGAGGCGCACCGCGTACAGGCAGCAAGGAACTGTCAGAGGAGGGAAAAACTTGAGAAACCTCTTCACGTTTTCCGCTATCACACTTTCACACGGAAACGTGTACCCACAAAGATACAGTACAGATGTGGATAGAGGGATCGACAATTGAGTAGATCAGCAGTGGGACAAGAAACGCCCTCCAGTGCGGTTTCGCAGTTGGTGTCTTCTGCATGAAGTGTTTTCAACTAGGTCTCacgcgtttttgtgtgttcCAAGAGTCCAAAGCTCACCTGCACGGCAACGATGTGGGAGGCTGTTCGCTGCTTCCTGTAACTTTCAGCCAAGTCTCGATCGACCAGCCAGCCGACGAATTCTGTGATAATTTGACCCTTGTGCAGGCCCTCAGGGCGTTCGCAGAAGAGACCGAGTCCTATAAAGAGACCACGTGTGCATGACTCGATGCAAGGATTTGCGAAACTCTGCGTTTCCCGACATCTACGCAGGGACGCAGACACCACGAAGTCGGACACACGGTTTTGAGCAGAGACACTGCATGtggctgtatgtacactgtGCACATTGTGCGCATTGTCTGCATCTGTGACGTTGGGACGCCCTAGACAGGAAAGGAACTTCCCCCTGCGTGTTTGCATGTATTTGACGAGTGAAGGCCGAGACGGCCGACACTTACCCGCCTTTCTGCCGAGGGTGCTCTTTTGAGTGTAGACGCCATCGAATAAGAAGCACAAATCGTTTAGAAAGAGGCGatgcttcttcgtttccacgCGGATCTCGCCTGCCGCAGTCCGGAGGTCGACGCGTTTCCAGTCGCTGCTCAGGTACTGTACAGACGCACCATGCACACACGTATCCGGCAAAGAAAAGCGCACGGGACGTGGGCGGCAGAAACAGCTGGGCGCAGCCGGAGCGGAAACGCCCGAGTTTCCTGTGGACATGCCTGCCGTTACCGCCCGAGAAAACGCAACGGGGTATGCTGCCAAGCGACAACCTCAAGGGTCGGACAGGCAACGCCGGTGCCCAACCACGCACGTGTTCAGCTGCAGCCAGGCGTCGCGGGTGAATTCGCAGTCGCGGGGCTGGTGCGTGCTTACAAGAGCTCAGAACCGGCGCCTGCACCAGGCAGTGAGGaggcctctcttctcccccgaGGTGAGGCGTACCTTGTTTTTCTTGATGGGAGGCCAGGAAGGCGCGCGGTTGATGTCAACCCAGCTGCGGACGAACTCTCTCTTGAATTTCGCTCGCATTTTCGCGTCGACTCTGCCTCCGGATTTGGGCGCCTCATCCCGACGGCTCTGTTCAGTGGTTCCCGGCTGTGAAGCTTGTGCGCTTGTCACCAcgttttcgctctcgccttcgccctcttccccttttcccctcttccctgCAGGTTCCCCTTCGTTGAGTGAAGCAGTCGAGGCGGACCGAGCAAGTCCCGAGTCGCGGGCCGGGGGGCATCCCAAGGCTCTGTTCTCTGCTGAATCCTTTGGAGACTCCCCGCACGTGGTAGttgccgccgtctcgccttcgtccgcTCTCAGCTGCTCCGCGTCCACGCACATGGCTTCTCGGTCCTGCGacggcgtttcctctgcttcggcaCATGCACAGGCGGCCCCGGTTGCCGGCGCCCTGTTTGCGGAGGATTCTAAAAGACACGAGCGAGGAGCGAACTTGTCTGAGAAAGAGTTGTCGGCGGAAGAaccagagacgagaacggcaGCCCCAGAGGACGACGTGGCCTTGTCGCGAGGCGCCGGGTGTTCCTCGGACCCCCTGCGCTCAGAGGGGGGGTGGTCGGGGGGGGTAGATACACctgaagaaaggcgagaaggagctTCGGACGCGGTTGTTTGAGAAAACGAACGACacgcagaagcggaagagccgtctgttttctcgccgctgtgCGTCGTTGCAAGTGAGTGGCAGGCAGGCTCTGTAGCTGTGAGGCTCGGGTTGGCCGGAAGGGCTGCTCTCGAGGATGAGGGCGGGGACTGGGGCGAAGCCTTCGGTTCCGGGGAAAGCTGGCCTGTTGCCGTGGATGCAGTTTCTCCTTCCGAGCAAGAAGAGATAGAAAAAGACCCTCTGTGTGGAGACTTGCGCTTGCCCTCGCCCGACGGTGGGCATTCCACCGATGCCTcagcggagacggaagaggagaactCAGAAACCACACGAGTGTTTTGCGAATCTGACGGGCACAAGCACCCCACGTTTTCGGGGATTTGCTCTCTAGGCTTGTTGCTGTCACgtttctctgcgccttccttcgccgcgccttccttcgccgcgccTTTGAGCACAACCTCCTGAGGACAGAGGGCGCCGCTCACCGGGGCATGCATCCACGGTTTGGAGTTCTCGTCCACACAGTTGGTAGCCATGTCTGCAATCAAGTTGGACTCGGCCAAAGACTTGCACAACGGTTGCTCAGCTATGCAGTTTCGAGCATGCATTCTCTCGGGTTTTCAGAGAGAAGCTGCACACCGTGTTCTCGTGTGTGCTACTGTGGCAGGGTGGAAATCAACTCCTCCCTGGATGGCCACTGTCCTGTCAACGGAGTTCGCTGTCCGTTCTCCCCGTTGTGCAAAGAAAAGATTCTACAGTCAACACAACAACtaaaacagagagaaaagcgcgtcttttccctctggTGTGTGGAGGCCGAATCCCTCTTTTGAGCGATTCACAAAAAAGGCGTGACAACCTGACCACCACACAAGGGGGGGGCGCAGACGAGATCCATGCGCCTGTCTTCCTTAGACGATCACGCGCtggcggcgcagagacggcaCAGTCTCTCCTACAAAAAGTGCCAGGGAGGAGCTGGCGAAAAAACGAGTTTCACTTTTGCCCGTCGTCGCCGAAAAGAAAATAAACTGCGCAAAAAAGCGGATTCTACATGGTGGCGGAAGGCAGTTGATACACACACTTGCCCCAGGCTTGCCATCGAAAAGTGCCGTGCACGCGCCCTAAAATCACCGCGTACTCCTCTTCCATGGGAGGAGGGGGGGGACGTGCTCGACAgcacgaggcagagagaaaagataCCCTTTTTGTCGTGGGAATTGGCTGTTTTGGGGGCTCAACGCTGTGTGTGGCGCACGAGACCGTATCAGCGGAATCCTGCTGACCCTCCGtcgttcctctccacctGTCTCACGTCAAGCACTAGCCGTTGCTGCATACTCGGGAACACGACGTACCTGTGCTTACACGTAACTAGGTACGTCTACTTGGCGAATACTATCTTGGCGGTATGTAGATAGCGATGAGCATTCTACCATGTGTTTGGCACTTTGAGGTCACATACTCCTCGGATGTGAACGGTGCAACGGATCAACTTGTACGCGAGACAGGATTCCTGTTGCCTTGTTTAAAGAATTTTCCGCAAAAGGCCAAAGAACACACGGAGAGCACGGTGCTGGCAGGTACTGAATGGGGACAAGAGGGAGGACGTTAAAGCGCACAATCCCGTGCGGACAGGCCCCGCCGATCTATTCTTCTCTGGCGGTTAATCTGTAGGTGAAAAAGCAGAGGCGCCTGCCGATCTGGTCAGGCGCTGGTTTCCGCAACCGTCCGCGCTGTAACGTCAAACTTGAACGGCAGAAGAATGGCAGCGGCCATTCGCGGCACACTTTGGGATTGGCGGGCCTCGCGGAACATTTTAAAAGAAGTTTTTAAAACGCCTCCAACGCCTCGGTATCGTTGTGTACAGACTTGGCACCCAGCATCTCCTGCGGTCGCTGGACGGGACTAGATTTTACGCATTGGACGAGTCAGCGCCCGTTGCTAGACGAGCAATAAACGGCCACGGTACGGAGCAAGTGAGGCCTCGTCTTTAGCTCCAGCTGTGCTTGTGACGAAAATTATCTTTGGAGCGCTTTGCCGAAGACTCCGAAACTCACGAGTTCCCGGGCTTCACCCGCGTCGTAAAAAGGACGCTTTCCATGCCCACATAGTTAACAGATTGCAGTAGCTGCTGTATCCGGTGTTTTACATTCCTCCTAAAAAGAACTCCGGGGACTGCACGTCTGATTCAGAAGCCTGAGGGCAGCGAAGGGCAAAcctccgccgctgtctcAAGAACAGAGGCCGTTTCGTTACCCAACGTCGGGGGGCGAAATTCTTAGCCCTTTCGTAAGTTCGTGAGTGGCAGCGGAACCTGTTCGTAGACGGTGTGTACAAAGTGTGTACGGCGCACCACCACCGCTGCCGTTCATTTCGCAGGAGATATTTCATATGTGGCTGTCTGCCACTGTAGCACCAGTTCCTA
Encoded proteins:
- a CDS encoding high mobility group (HMG) box domain-containing protein → MHARNCIAEQPLCKSLAESNLIADMATNCVDENSKPWMHAPVSGALCPQEVVLKGAAKEGAAKEGAEKRDSNKPREQIPENVGCLCPSDSQNTRVVSEFSSSVSAEASVECPPSGEGKRKSPHRGSFSISSCSEGETASTATGQLSPEPKASPQSPPSSSRAALPANPSLTATEPACHSLATTHSGEKTDGSSASACRSFSQTTASEAPSRLSSGVSTPPDHPPSERRGSEEHPAPRDKATSSSGAAVLVSGSSADNSFSDKFAPRSCLLESSANRAPATGAACACAEAEETPSQDREAMCVDAEQLRADEGETAATTTCGESPKDSAENRALGCPPARDSGLARSASTASLNEGEPAGKRGKGEEGEGESENVVTSAQASQPGTTEQSRRDEAPKSGGRVDAKMRAKFKREFVRSWVDINRAPSWPPIKKNKYLSSDWKRVDLRTAAGEIRVETKKHRLFLNDLCFLFDGVYTQKSTLGRKAGLGLFCERPEGLHKGQIITEFVGWLVDRDLAESYRKQRTASHIVAVQKGFLYIDGAKEPAYGMGGGSFANDGSEFLGGPGNNAQFYHWFDDELGRTRVFLRATADIKNGEEIFVPYHKTYWVDNFEEQAENCPDAFKQRKLEQLRRRYKNPEFVHIPHREEVALREKEAAERKKREKEESEKKKREAAKQPRCPVKRPCSAYLLYSVARRKELMKTCGISAKGEEPSEDAKPAGENGDSGRGEEAGDSGGRKRRGSTLPRPSTSGAAPSAEASAANGCSGSANKRRRSAKEEARSQDEGAKDAGSAPGSRRAAARPSASPGDETARRLASWLAKDSPNLRGVCAELTREIAREWGALSPEQKKPWEQVAEKEKARYVKAVQAWKEKLKKGGKLEKKGRKRKTASAGPRKERSSEEGAKSGDKTKAEQETTRPAEESPEKGKRDDNGWTQGEETGRCETAKER